In Sorghum bicolor cultivar BTx623 chromosome 10, Sorghum_bicolor_NCBIv3, whole genome shotgun sequence, one genomic interval encodes:
- the LOC8072689 gene encoding calmodulin-binding receptor kinase CaMRLK → MSEKAILVTSNGIIIHTHALASPMPLHVQPLLLLLLLLLLATSLPARAISSSCAGRDDAAIVAAAFRHVRNFRAPRAKAACQPVRELRLPSRNLTGAVSWAALANLSALAALDLSGNALQGAIPGRFWRAPSLRAVDVSRNQLGGALRVEEPNPRLQSLHVSGNRFTGVDGVEALSGLVALDVSANRIRAVPRGLRRLTRVERLDLSSNAMQGRFPADLPPLGEVRSLNVSYNRFSGVVDTGAVEKFGRSAFVHAGNASSLVFSDNSTTAPRRPSPPSPLGKSKKKGGSGTTTATATESKTKRRSKKRRHRLSIVAVAVICGVASLAMLLCLVGCVACGALRCRRRQKGGKDDEEKKPRWGEKGDDDDDEKEEDVVVAAARGASSAAPVVLFERPLMQLTLGDLAAATSGFGRESQLAERGGRSGAAYRAVLPGDLHVVVRVVEGAVAGRLGDDDDDNPAAAATAFRELARLRHPNILPLLGYCIAGKEKLLLYEYMEKGDLHRWLHELPAGRPDMDDAGSGDIWEAAEVKRSISDWPTRHRIALGVARGLAFLHQGWAGGGGGSAVVHGHLVPTNVLLCDDLEPRISDFFGGHNGPPSSSAAATAEGDVYAFGVLVLELMTGQAGWDEASVSWARGIIRDGKGLDIVDPRVRDEAAGAEAEAAAAEREMVECLRVGYLCTAHSPDKRPTMQQVVGVLKDIRAAPSPTPGQGS, encoded by the exons ATGTCTGAAAAGGCGATCCTTGTCACCTCTAATGGCATCATAATTCACACGCACG CTCTTGCTTCTCCGATGCCCCTCCACGTCcaacccctcctcctcctcctcctgctcctcctcttgGCCACCTCGCTTCCCGCCCGTGCCATCTCCTCCTCTTGCGCCGGCCGCGACGACGCGGCCATCGTCGCCGCCGCGTTCCGGCACGTGCGCAACTTCCGCGCCCCGAGAGCCAAGGCGGCATGCCAGCCGGTCCGAGAGCTCCGCCTCCCGTCGCGGAACCTCACGGGCGCGGTGTCCTGGGCGGCGCTGGCGAACCTGTCCGCGCTCGCCGCGCTCGACCTCTCGGGCAACGCGCTGCAGGGCGCCATCCCGGGCCGGTTCTGGCGCGCGCCGTCGCTCCGCGCGGTCGACGTCTCCCGCAACCAGCTCGGCGGCGCGCTCCGGGTGGAGGAGCCCAACCCGCGTCTCCAGTCGCTCCACGTGTCCGGCAACCGGTTCACGGGCGTCGACGGCGTGGAAGCGCTTTCGGGGCTCGTCGCGCTCGACGTGTCGGCGAACAGGATCCGGGCCGTGCCAAGGGGTCTGCGGCGTCTGACGCGGGTGGAGCGGCTCGACCTGTCCTCCAACGCGATGCAGGGGAGGTTCCCCGCCGACTTGCCGCCGCTCGGTGAGGTGCGTTCGTTGAACGTCTCGTACAACAGGTTCTCCGGCGTCGTGGACACGGGCGCCGTCGAGAAGTTCGGTCGCTCGGCGTTCGTACACGCCGGCAATGCGTCGTCACTGGTGTTCTCGGACAACTCGACGACAGCGCCACGGCGGCCATCACCTCCTAGTCCTCTTGGGAAAAGTAAAAAGAAGGGTGGTTCtgggacgacgacggcgacggcgacggagaGCAAGACGAAGAGGAGGAGCAAGAAGAGGAGGCATCGTCTGAGCatcgtggcggtggcggtgataTGCGGGGTGGCGTCCCTGGCCATGCTGCTCTGCCTGGTCGGGTGCGTGGCGTGCGGCGCGCTGAGGTGCAGGCGCCGGCAGAAGGGAGGCAAAGACGACGAGGAGAAGAAGCCACGATGGGGCGAGaagggcgacgacgacgacgacgagaaaGAGGAGGACGTGGTGGTCGCGGCGGCGAGGGGTGCGTCGTCGGCAGCGCCCGTGGTGCTGTTCGAGCGGCCGCTGATGCAGCTCACGCTGGGCGACCTGGCCGCGGCCACGTCCGGCTTCGGCCGCGAGTCCCAGCTCGCGGAGCGCGGCGGCCGCAGCGGCGCCGCGTACCGGGCCGTGCTCCCCGGTGACCTGCATGTCGTCGTGCGCGTCGTGGAGGGCGCCGTGGCCGGGCGCCtaggcgacgacgacgatgacaaCCCGGCGGCCGCTGCCACCGCGTTTCGGGAGCTCGCGCGCCTCCGCCACCCCAACATTCTTCCTCTCCTTGGCTACTGCATTGCAG GCAAGGAGAAGCTACTACTTTACGAGTACATGGAGAAGGGCGATCTGCACCGGTGGCTGCACGAGCTGCCAGCGGGGCGGCCGGACATGGACGACGCGGGCAGCGGCGACATCTGGGAGGCGGCGGAGGTGAAGCGGTCCATCTCCGACTGGCCGACCCGGCACCGCATCGCGCTGGGTGTAGCCCGGGGCCTGGCGTTCCTGCACCAGGGgtgggccggcggcggcggcgggtcggCGGTGGTGCACGGCCACCTGGTGCCGACCAACGTCCTGCTGTGCGACGACCTGGAGCCCCGGATCTCAGACTTCTTCGGCGGGCACAATggcccgccgtcgtcgtcggcggcggcgacggccgaGGGCGACGTGTACGCGTTCGGCGTGCTGGTGCTGGAGCTGATGACGGGGCAGGCCGGGTGGGACGAGGCGTCGGTGAGCTGGGCGCGGGGCATCATCCGCGACGGCAAAGGGCTGGACATCGTGGACCCGAGGGTACGGGACGAGGCCGCcggcgcggaggcggaggcggcggcggccgagcGGGAGATGGTGGAGTGCCTAAGGGTGG